From bacterium, the proteins below share one genomic window:
- the cobN gene encoding cobaltochelatase subunit CobN yields the protein MRIVAIMWHSHLNMLVKASKNVAESVELKAYSAKKLADEPDILEAVLEEAAKADAILLYRSSEGFWETIEAKLQEIGKKIPIVCIGYDPSYWMLSTVKPEVAAKTYSYIIIGGEENFTNMLKYIAHEVVGLDLSAAEPKHVPWEGLYHPDAPSIFGTIEEYLNWYHLHKSAIRNSQSKIPTVGILFSRHYWVNNNLEVEDALIRELEALGLNVIPAFSYSVKNEEQGCKGSGEVVCEYFLREDGTPRIDALIKLQNFFIGNTQGKDFDDKEVASSGVEILKRLDVPVFSPITSYYKTIDEWQNDSHGLGTSVGWSIAMPEFEGVIEPFIIGGLSDEKGGLQQRMPIEERCRKVVRRIANWVKLRQKPVAERKVAFILNNNPCASVEATVGGGAHLDTLESVARIMHRMKEAGYAVEPPTDGKELITTIMDRKAISEFRWTTTDEIVKKGGVLKQVTKEEYEEWFNTLSPMVRQRMCDAWGNPPGEEVNGVPPAMVYDGRILVTGVAYGNTVVCVQPKRGCAGARCDGQVCKILHDPDIPPPHQYMATYRYLEYDFGVDAIVHVGTHGNLEFLPGKGTALSGDCYPDIGIGDIPHLYIYNADNPPEGTIAKRRSYATLVDHMQTVMTQGGLYEELEELGRFLGEYEQLKDIDHGRAHALQHLIMDAIQKTNLDKEIKVNCELRIANCEFKKLSLAELGDSEVHSLPFGEIVQATHGILSKIRNTQIQDGMHIFGQLPEGEKRLDFINSILRYDTGEKVSLRKIVAGMMGMNLSDMLADSGKVCPHHHQAYGELLEEINTLCREFIRRMTIDEKDMDRLAKDILGERLKKVEYIDSLVVIKERLVDLNKRIDESQEIESLLHGFDGGYILPGPSGLITRGRDDILPTGRNFYSLDPHRIPTKAAWQIGQKLADAVIKKHKQEEGKIPENVAIYWQCSDIMWADGEGMAQIFYLLGVKPLWQPNGRVKGFDIIPLEELGRPRIDVTIRVSGITRDNFPNCMELVDEAIQAVASLPEPARMNFVRKHSLAQIAEAGESEENKDAWRNATLRVFASKPGTYQAGTQLAVYASAWKEEKDLSDVFVYWNGYAYGKGIFGEEKHKQLADNLKSVDITYNKVVSDEYDLFGCCGYFGTHGGMTAAARHLSGKEVRTYYGDTREPEHIEVRDMADEVRRVVRTKLLNPKWIEGMKQHGYKGAGDISKRIGRVYGWEATTQEVDDWIFDDITSTFVLNEENKKFFEENNPWALEEIGRRLLEAHQRGLWDADPDVLAGLKDAYLEIEGWIEEKMGDVTGDFQGGSIDILTAEDVADWGAKMQEIKAKWGG from the coding sequence ATGCGAATAGTCGCTATTATGTGGCACAGCCATCTAAATATGCTTGTCAAGGCAAGCAAAAATGTTGCCGAATCAGTTGAGCTTAAGGCTTATTCTGCCAAAAAACTTGCTGATGAGCCGGATATTCTTGAGGCAGTGCTTGAGGAGGCAGCGAAGGCTGATGCCATTCTTCTCTATCGCTCAAGCGAGGGTTTTTGGGAGACGATTGAGGCAAAGCTACAGGAGATAGGCAAAAAGATTCCTATTGTCTGTATTGGATATGACCCGTCCTACTGGATGCTTTCTACCGTTAAACCGGAGGTTGCTGCCAAAACTTATTCCTATATAATAATTGGTGGTGAGGAAAATTTCACCAATATGCTGAAATATATTGCCCATGAGGTTGTTGGGCTTGATCTATCGGCGGCAGAGCCAAAACATGTGCCATGGGAAGGGCTGTATCACCCGGATGCCCCATCAATCTTTGGCACTATTGAGGAATACCTGAATTGGTATCATCTTCATAAATCCGCAATTCGCAATTCGCAATCCAAAATTCCTACTGTCGGTATCCTTTTTTCCCGCCACTACTGGGTAAATAACAATCTTGAGGTTGAAGATGCCCTTATTCGTGAATTAGAGGCATTGGGTTTGAATGTCATCCCGGCATTTTCGTACTCAGTCAAGAATGAAGAACAAGGCTGCAAGGGGAGCGGTGAGGTGGTTTGTGAATATTTCCTGCGTGAGGATGGAACACCACGAATTGATGCCCTTATCAAGCTCCAGAATTTCTTCATAGGTAATACACAGGGGAAAGATTTTGACGACAAGGAGGTTGCTTCCAGTGGGGTGGAGATACTAAAAAGGCTTGATGTGCCGGTGTTCTCACCCATAACCTCTTATTACAAAACCATAGATGAGTGGCAGAATGACTCCCATGGATTAGGCACCAGCGTTGGTTGGAGTATTGCTATGCCTGAGTTTGAGGGGGTAATTGAGCCTTTTATCATTGGTGGCTTAAGTGATGAAAAGGGCGGCTTGCAACAGCGGATGCCGATCGAGGAGCGGTGCCGTAAGGTTGTCCGCCGGATTGCTAACTGGGTAAAGCTTCGACAAAAGCCAGTCGCCGAGCGTAAGGTGGCTTTTATCCTGAACAACAACCCTTGTGCCTCAGTAGAAGCCACGGTAGGAGGGGGTGCTCATCTGGATACCCTGGAAAGTGTTGCCCGAATAATGCATCGCATGAAAGAGGCGGGATATGCCGTCGAGCCGCCAACTGACGGCAAGGAGCTTATCACCACGATTATGGACCGCAAGGCAATCAGTGAGTTTCGCTGGACAACTACGGATGAGATAGTCAAAAAGGGTGGTGTGCTGAAGCAGGTAACCAAAGAGGAATACGAGGAATGGTTTAATACCCTTTCACCAATGGTCAGGCAGCGGATGTGTGATGCATGGGGAAATCCACCGGGTGAGGAGGTAAATGGTGTGCCGCCGGCTATGGTTTACGATGGACGAATATTAGTTACAGGTGTAGCGTATGGGAATACGGTTGTCTGTGTTCAGCCAAAGCGTGGCTGTGCCGGGGCAAGATGCGATGGACAGGTCTGCAAAATCCTACATGATCCGGATATTCCTCCACCACATCAATATATGGCGACTTATCGTTATCTGGAATACGATTTTGGTGTAGATGCGATTGTCCATGTCGGCACACACGGCAACCTGGAATTCTTGCCCGGCAAAGGCACTGCCCTGTCTGGTGATTGCTATCCGGACATTGGGATTGGCGACATCCCGCACCTTTACATCTACAATGCGGATAACCCCCCGGAGGGCACCATTGCTAAGCGTCGCAGCTATGCCACCCTGGTTGACCACATGCAAACGGTGATGACCCAAGGCGGGCTTTATGAGGAGTTGGAGGAGCTCGGCAGGTTCTTGGGGGAGTATGAACAGTTGAAGGACATTGACCATGGACGGGCTCATGCCTTGCAGCATCTGATTATGGATGCCATCCAGAAGACCAATCTGGACAAAGAGATAAAAGTTAATTGCGAATTGCGAATTGCGAATTGCGAATTTAAAAAATTATCGCTTGCCGAATTAGGTGATTCAGAGGTTCATTCATTACCTTTTGGTGAAATAGTTCAGGCAACCCATGGTATCCTGTCTAAAATCAGAAATACCCAGATTCAGGATGGGATGCATATCTTTGGTCAGTTGCCGGAAGGTGAGAAGCGGTTAGACTTCATCAACTCCATTTTGCGATACGACACCGGTGAAAAGGTTTCGCTGCGAAAGATAGTTGCCGGGATGATGGGTATGAATCTGTCTGATATGCTGGCAGACAGCGGCAAGGTTTGTCCGCATCACCATCAAGCTTACGGGGAGTTATTAGAGGAAATTAATACCCTTTGCAGGGAATTTATCCGCAGGATGACAATCGATGAAAAAGACATGGACAGGCTCGCTAAGGATATACTTGGTGAGAGGCTGAAGAAGGTGGAATATATAGACTCGCTTGTGGTAATCAAGGAAAGGTTGGTTGATTTGAACAAGCGGATTGATGAATCTCAGGAGATTGAGTCGTTGCTGCATGGGTTTGACGGCGGCTATATCCTGCCTGGTCCATCAGGGTTGATTACCCGCGGAAGGGATGATATTCTGCCAACAGGCAGGAATTTTTATTCGCTTGACCCTCATCGGATTCCAACAAAGGCAGCCTGGCAGATAGGGCAGAAATTGGCTGATGCAGTGATTAAAAAACATAAGCAGGAAGAAGGTAAAATCCCTGAGAATGTTGCTATCTATTGGCAGTGCTCGGATATTATGTGGGCTGATGGCGAGGGCATGGCACAAATATTTTACCTCCTGGGGGTAAAGCCTCTCTGGCAGCCAAACGGTAGGGTAAAGGGATTTGATATTATTCCACTTGAGGAATTGGGCAGACCACGAATAGATGTTACTATCCGTGTTTCAGGCATTACCAGGGACAACTTCCCTAACTGTATGGAGCTTGTTGATGAGGCTATTCAGGCCGTGGCCTCCCTGCCGGAGCCGGCCCGGATGAACTTTGTGCGGAAGCATTCATTGGCTCAAATAGCAGAGGCAGGAGAGAGCGAAGAAAACAAAGATGCCTGGCGAAATGCCACCCTTCGCGTCTTTGCCTCAAAGCCCGGGACATATCAGGCAGGAACGCAACTTGCCGTCTATGCCTCAGCATGGAAGGAGGAAAAGGACTTGTCCGATGTCTTTGTTTATTGGAATGGCTATGCCTACGGTAAAGGGATATTTGGGGAGGAGAAACACAAACAATTGGCTGATAATCTGAAGAGTGTAGATATAACTTACAATAAGGTAGTCAGCGATGAGTACGATTTGTTTGGCTGCTGCGGTTACTTTGGTACACATGGAGGGATGACTGCTGCGGCAAGACATCTATCCGGTAAAGAGGTCAGGACATACTATGGTGATACCCGTGAGCCAGAGCATATTGAGGTTCGGGATATGGCAGATGAAGTCAGACGAGTTGTCCGAACAAAACTACTCAATCCAAAATGGATTGAGGGGATGAAACAACATGGCTACAAAGGGGCTGGTGATATATCCAAACGCATTGGCAGGGTTTATGGCTGGGAGGCAACTACTCAAGAGGTAGATGACTGGATATTCGATGACATTACCAGCACCTTTGTCCTGAATGAGGAGAACAAAAAATTCTTTGAGGAAAATAACCCCTGGGCATTAGAAGAAATCGGCCGCCGGCTGTTGGAAGCCCACCAGCGTGGTCTGTGGGATGCTGATCCGGATGTCTTAGCCGGACTCAAGGACGCATATCTTGAGATTGAGGGCTGGATTGAAGAAAAAATGGGCGATGTAACCGGTGACTTTCAGGGCGGCTCAATAGATATTCTGACTGCCGAGGATGTGGCTGACTGGGGGGCTAAGATGCAGGAGATTAAGGCAAAATGGGGAGGATAA
- a CDS encoding ATP-binding cassette domain-containing protein has protein sequence MIHIENLSKRFGDLVAVDELNLDIEKGEIFGLLGPNGAGKTTCMRMLNTLIQPTSGQAKINEFDVVKEAGRVKQLIGVCPQENNIDKELTCYENLYIHGLLHRMKQIKERIDELLKWAELSARAGSKVSTFSGGMQRRLLICRAIMHRPGVLFLDEPTVGLDPQIKRQIWDLIRDLNRQGVTILITTHYIEEAEFLCRQVGILSHGKLIALGNPSELKAKIGGFVVESLDDGVTNYRLFDTRESAYEFAEKRVDDVVIRKSNLEDAFIKLTGERIER, from the coding sequence ATGATACATATTGAAAACTTAAGCAAAAGATTTGGGGATCTCGTTGCCGTAGATGAATTGAATCTGGATATTGAGAAGGGTGAGATTTTTGGGCTTTTGGGGCCAAATGGTGCCGGGAAGACTACTTGCATGCGAATGCTTAATACACTGATTCAACCAACCTCTGGTCAGGCAAAAATCAATGAGTTTGATGTAGTCAAAGAGGCTGGCAGAGTAAAGCAATTGATTGGTGTCTGCCCACAGGAGAATAATATTGACAAAGAACTTACTTGCTATGAAAATCTTTATATCCATGGCTTGCTCCATAGGATGAAGCAAATAAAAGAAAGGATAGATGAGTTACTCAAGTGGGCTGAGCTTTCAGCTCGGGCAGGCAGCAAGGTTTCAACATTTTCCGGTGGTATGCAAAGGCGGCTGCTTATTTGTCGGGCTATTATGCACAGACCAGGGGTGTTGTTTCTGGATGAGCCAACCGTAGGGCTTGACCCACAGATAAAACGCCAGATATGGGATCTTATACGCGACTTAAACCGGCAAGGGGTAACTATCCTGATTACTACACATTACATTGAAGAGGCAGAGTTTCTTTGCCGGCAGGTTGGCATCCTTAGCCATGGTAAGCTAATTGCCCTTGGCAATCCTTCCGAACTCAAGGCAAAAATAGGCGGCTTTGTCGTTGAATCACTCGATGATGGAGTAACAAATTACAGGCTGTTTGATACCAGAGAGTCAGCGTATGAGTTTGCAGAAAAGCGGGTTGATGATGTGGTTATCAGAAAGTCAAACTTAGAGGATGCGTTTATTAAACTTACAGGGGAGAGGATTGAGAGATGA
- a CDS encoding NYN domain-containing protein, whose translation MRPLENNYAFIDSQNLNLAIKDCGWELDFARFYIYLKDKYKVTKAFLFIGYVAGNEALYTFLQKAGYIIIFKPTLYYKKEGVERAKGNVDAELVLHTMIEYPNYDKAVIVSGDGDFHCLIEYLEKKRKLLHILIPNPNKYSALLRKFHKYYIYINHLEKKLGKKKERE comes from the coding sequence ATGAGACCCTTGGAAAATAATTATGCCTTTATAGATAGTCAAAACTTAAACCTGGCGATTAAAGATTGCGGTTGGGAGTTAGATTTTGCCAGATTTTACATTTATTTGAAAGACAAATACAAAGTTACAAAAGCATTTCTTTTTATTGGTTATGTTGCAGGGAACGAAGCATTATATACATTTTTGCAAAAGGCGGGATATATAATCATCTTTAAGCCAACGCTCTACTATAAAAAAGAAGGGGTAGAGCGTGCAAAAGGAAATGTTGATGCAGAATTAGTTTTGCATACAATGATTGAATATCCTAACTACGACAAAGCAGTTATTGTTTCTGGTGATGGTGATTTCCATTGTTTGATTGAATACTTAGAGAAGAAAAGAAAACTTCTGCATATTCTTATTCCCAATCCTAACAAATATTCAGCTCTTTTGAGGAAATTTCATAAGTATTACATTTACATCAATCACTTGGAGAAAAAATTGGGCAAAAAAAAGGAGAGGGAGTAA
- a CDS encoding putative cobaltochelatase — translation MSCFADTVYPFTGLVGQDKMKLALILVAINPRIGGVLIRGEKGTAKSTAVRALANLLPEIEVVEDCPFGCSPGDVHLMCESCRQNKDLLVIKRKMKVVNLPVSATEDRVVGTLDIEKAIKKGEKHFEPGVLASANRGILYIDEVNLLDDHLVDVLLDSAAMGVNIVEREGVSFSHPAHFMLVGTMNPEEGELRPQIVDRFGLCVDIEGVKETALRVEIIKRRARYEQDPHSFYHEWKAEEKRLSETIVKAKELLKRVAIADELLNLIAQIAVDMGVDGHRADIVMMKTAETLTAYHSRTQVTEDDVKEAAELVLPHRMRRKPFQEQKMDTEKLQETMNKHKQQQQQTEQQQQQEQEKKDQSPSDEQTERQSSDASTETHFEVGEPYNVQRIILPQDRNVRSSSGRRSTTCTDSKSGRYVRSTLPDGKCTDLAFDATLRAASPYQAHRDKNGVALNIRQEDIRQKVRKKKIGNTILFVVDASGSMGANQRMVETKGAILSLLIDAYQKRDKVGLVAFKGNQAELLLPPTSSVEMAKDKLKELPTGGKTPLPQGLLRGYEVLMQEKKRDTNCYPLLVVLTDGRANAGTDKTKSPIEEAKDIALRIKEAGIRSLVINTEKGFLSLSKALEIAEAMGAKYLELEDLNREQIVAGIKGVL, via the coding sequence ATGAGTTGTTTTGCAGATACTGTCTATCCATTTACCGGATTAGTTGGTCAGGATAAGATGAAGCTGGCACTTATATTGGTAGCCATTAATCCACGGATTGGCGGTGTGCTTATCCGCGGTGAGAAGGGGACGGCTAAGTCCACTGCTGTGAGGGCATTAGCCAATCTGCTGCCAGAGATTGAGGTGGTAGAAGACTGCCCTTTTGGCTGCAGTCCAGGGGATGTGCATCTGATGTGTGAAAGCTGCCGGCAGAATAAAGATTTATTGGTTATCAAGCGGAAGATGAAGGTGGTTAATCTGCCGGTATCGGCTACCGAGGACCGGGTGGTGGGTACCCTTGATATTGAGAAGGCAATCAAGAAAGGGGAAAAACACTTTGAACCGGGTGTGTTGGCTTCGGCTAATCGGGGAATACTCTATATTGATGAGGTTAATCTGTTGGATGACCATCTGGTGGATGTTCTATTGGATTCTGCGGCTATGGGCGTAAATATAGTAGAACGGGAAGGTGTCTCGTTTTCACATCCGGCACATTTTATGCTGGTTGGTACCATGAACCCTGAGGAGGGTGAGCTAAGACCCCAGATTGTTGACCGATTTGGGTTGTGTGTGGATATTGAGGGGGTGAAGGAGACTGCTCTGCGGGTTGAGATTATCAAACGCAGGGCAAGATATGAACAGGATCCGCATTCCTTTTATCATGAATGGAAGGCAGAGGAAAAACGACTTTCAGAGACAATAGTAAAGGCAAAAGAGTTGTTGAAGAGGGTGGCTATAGCTGATGAGCTGCTGAATTTGATTGCCCAAATTGCTGTTGATATGGGTGTTGACGGGCATCGGGCAGATATTGTGATGATGAAAACAGCAGAGACATTGACTGCGTATCATTCCAGAACACAGGTGACTGAGGATGATGTGAAGGAGGCAGCAGAATTGGTACTGCCACACCGTATGCGAAGAAAGCCGTTTCAGGAACAGAAGATGGATACAGAAAAACTACAGGAAACCATGAATAAGCATAAGCAGCAACAACAACAGACAGAACAGCAGCAACAACAGGAACAGGAAAAAAAAGACCAATCGCCATCGGATGAACAGACAGAAAGACAATCCTCTGATGCCTCTACAGAGACACATTTTGAGGTAGGCGAACCATACAATGTTCAGAGGATAATCCTGCCTCAGGATCGTAATGTTCGGTCATCATCCGGCAGACGAAGCACCACCTGCACGGATTCTAAATCAGGCAGGTATGTAAGAAGCACCCTGCCTGATGGTAAATGCACTGATCTGGCTTTTGATGCTACCCTTAGGGCTGCATCACCATATCAGGCACATCGGGATAAAAATGGGGTTGCCCTGAATATAAGGCAAGAGGATATTCGCCAAAAGGTGAGAAAGAAAAAGATAGGTAATACCATCCTGTTTGTGGTTGATGCATCAGGTTCTATGGGTGCAAATCAAAGGATGGTTGAAACTAAGGGTGCCATACTTTCATTGTTGATCGATGCCTATCAAAAAAGGGATAAGGTAGGGCTGGTAGCTTTTAAGGGTAATCAGGCTGAACTTCTACTTCCACCTACATCGAGTGTAGAGATGGCAAAGGATAAGCTCAAGGAATTGCCAACCGGCGGAAAAACACCGCTTCCACAAGGATTGTTACGAGGGTATGAGGTGTTAATGCAGGAGAAGAAAAGGGATACAAATTGTTATCCCCTGCTGGTAGTTTTGACAGATGGCAGGGCAAATGCAGGAACAGACAAGACAAAATCGCCCATAGAAGAGGCAAAGGATATTGCCTTGAGGATAAAAGAGGCAGGGATAAGATCCTTAGTGATTAATACGGAAAAAGGCTTTCTTAGTCTTAGTAAGGCATTGGAGATAGCAGAGGCAATGGGTGCAAAATATTTAGAGCTTGAGGATTTGAATCGTGAACAGATTGTCGCAGGTATCAAGGGGGTACTGTAG
- a CDS encoding TonB-dependent receptor produces the protein MKRFWLRMGFGMSLVTILSGIGFAGQQGTVARGAASTGVIELEEVVVTATKIEQKISDLPVSASVITRDEMEKKRVTFVDEALKYEPGVVQKRTKFADTRSRATLRGFSGEQRTLVLLDGMPLNDAYNGGTYLSNLPIGDIEKIEVVKGPSSSLYGGEAMGGVINVITKIPKKEGFEVKSSASAYNTYRHILSYGNKIGKLSFSVNLEKKISKGDRTDLVTKSVTPGTSAAQVTGWTKTTDNKGNTTYLLGDKGKNYWDQDQYGFRLFYSLNPASNLSFSYKGNSREYGYRDPQSNLVDGSGKPVDSGKVELPGEGTMTLSPKDFLGTWGELEDNTYGLCYDTLLGEIALKGRLNFSDSNSFYVSPETGANYSGGSGKLSKTSPRDTLFGEVQLDIPLMETNLITCGLTYRDDSARAKDWKVSNWKDESSIGTGNPTYEVGGKARTIAFYTQGEVQLINALKLFLGARYDTWKNYDASLIDGTKSTIYEDKEKQAFSPKVGLLYKPEFEKGLYKLDGIRASWGKAFRPPTIYELYRTWKSGSKTYVGNPELSCETTQSWEIGIDQHLSKIAISATYFQSKIDDLIYNKWVTETYSIRENAGRGQIAGFEMEGKMKLAAGLDAFANYTLQDTEITSNPAEPKTVGKDFEYVPEKMYNLGVSFHRNALDASCTWHWVKEMYAASDNIDVVKGVYGAYDTVDTVDVRIGYALRGNIGLSLAVDNLLDKEYYQYYKAPRRTVTFEVKCKY, from the coding sequence ATGAAAAGATTTTGGTTAAGGATGGGCTTTGGGATGAGTTTGGTTACTATCTTGTCTGGGATTGGTTTTGCAGGACAACAAGGGACAGTTGCCAGAGGTGCTGCCTCAACAGGGGTGATTGAATTAGAGGAGGTTGTGGTTACCGCAACAAAGATTGAACAGAAGATTAGTGATCTGCCTGTAAGTGCCTCAGTAATAACAAGGGATGAGATGGAGAAGAAAAGGGTTACATTTGTGGATGAGGCACTCAAGTATGAGCCAGGGGTAGTGCAGAAACGAACCAAATTTGCAGATACAAGGAGCAGGGCTACGCTTCGTGGGTTTAGCGGGGAACAGAGGACTTTGGTGCTGCTTGATGGAATGCCGCTAAATGATGCCTATAACGGTGGAACATATTTGAGCAACTTACCAATTGGAGATATAGAAAAGATAGAGGTGGTCAAGGGTCCATCTTCAAGCCTTTACGGCGGAGAGGCAATGGGTGGTGTCATAAATGTTATCACCAAAATACCTAAAAAGGAGGGCTTTGAGGTCAAAAGCTCTGCCTCTGCTTACAATACTTATCGCCACATCCTAAGCTATGGAAATAAGATCGGCAAACTATCCTTTTCCGTTAACCTTGAGAAGAAAATAAGTAAGGGAGATAGAACGGATTTGGTGACTAAATCTGTAACCCCAGGCACTTCAGCTGCTCAGGTTACGGGTTGGACAAAGACAACGGATAACAAGGGCAACACTACCTATTTGCTTGGGGATAAGGGCAAAAACTACTGGGACCAAGATCAATATGGTTTCAGGCTTTTTTATTCCCTGAACCCGGCATCCAATCTTTCCTTTTCGTATAAAGGAAACAGTCGGGAATATGGGTATCGTGACCCACAAAGTAATCTTGTGGATGGAAGCGGAAAACCTGTTGATAGTGGTAAGGTTGAGTTGCCGGGTGAAGGAACGATGACGCTTTCTCCGAAGGATTTCTTAGGCACATGGGGAGAATTGGAAGATAATACCTATGGATTGTGTTATGATACCTTGCTCGGAGAGATTGCCTTAAAAGGGCGGCTCAATTTTAGTGATTCCAATAGTTTCTATGTAAGCCCGGAAACCGGAGCAAATTATTCTGGGGGTTCAGGAAAATTGTCCAAGACCTCTCCAAGGGATACCCTTTTTGGTGAGGTGCAGCTCGACATTCCGTTAATGGAGACCAATCTCATCACCTGTGGTCTGACCTACAGGGATGATTCTGCCAGAGCTAAGGATTGGAAGGTTAGTAACTGGAAGGATGAGTCGTCCATAGGCACAGGTAATCCGACCTATGAGGTAGGAGGAAAGGCAAGAACCATTGCCTTCTATACTCAGGGTGAGGTTCAACTGATTAATGCCCTGAAACTATTCCTGGGCGCACGATACGATACATGGAAAAACTACGATGCCTCGTTGATTGATGGCACCAAATCAACGATATATGAAGATAAAGAAAAGCAGGCATTTTCTCCTAAGGTAGGTCTCCTCTACAAGCCGGAATTTGAGAAAGGATTATACAAGTTGGATGGTATTCGTGCCTCATGGGGCAAGGCATTTAGACCACCAACAATCTATGAATTGTATAGAACATGGAAATCCGGCAGTAAAACTTATGTGGGTAATCCTGAGCTTTCTTGCGAAACCACACAAAGCTGGGAGATAGGTATTGACCAGCACTTAAGTAAAATAGCTATTTCCGCAACATATTTTCAGAGTAAGATAGATGACCTTATTTATAACAAATGGGTTACCGAGACATATTCTATCCGGGAGAATGCAGGTCGTGGACAGATAGCCGGGTTTGAAATGGAGGGTAAGATGAAACTGGCTGCCGGGTTAGATGCCTTTGCTAATTATACATTGCAGGATACAGAGATTACCTCAAATCCAGCAGAACCCAAAACAGTTGGAAAGGATTTTGAGTATGTGCCTGAAAAGATGTATAATCTCGGGGTTTCTTTTCATAGAAATGCCTTAGATGCCTCTTGCACATGGCACTGGGTAAAGGAGATGTACGCTGCTTCTGATAATATCGATGTGGTAAAGGGTGTGTATGGGGCGTATGATACGGTGGACACAGTGGATGTCCGAATTGGATATGCCTTGAGGGGAAATATAGGACTGTCGCTGGCTGTGGATAATCTCCTTGACAAAGAGTATTACCAGTACTACAAGGCACCCAGGAGGACGGTTACTTTTGAGGTAAAATGTAAATATTAA
- a CDS encoding ABC transporter substrate-binding protein produces the protein MRINSIILLSIISVFVNLLPVNAEIIGKDDFGRVIVLDKIPKRIVAVSATLIPAIFEMGAGSKIVGVPEKIDLSYTWVCEKYPQVLDKPRVGGFSNINIEKIVSLSPDLVILYDSLEAPGKYTQGFKKWGIPYASFGTARDVSHGIEQIKRLGVLLGKKKEAENITKRIQTENSKLQERVMPLSYKPLVYFWWGSGNLTYGKPTLVNELIEMAGGINLAGDINRQTPEISHEYIISKDPDVIVITYWAEKDKKTRIAAIKEKPYFNQVKAIKNNRVYAIDGSSVHSVVRFPEALRNLIKFIHPELQ, from the coding sequence ATGAGGATTAATTCGATAATTTTGCTATCTATCATTAGTGTTTTTGTAAATCTTCTTCCTGTCAATGCAGAGATCATAGGCAAGGATGACTTTGGCAGGGTAATAGTTTTGGATAAAATACCAAAGCGGATTGTGGCTGTAAGTGCGACGCTTATACCTGCAATATTTGAAATGGGTGCAGGCAGCAAGATCGTTGGTGTGCCGGAAAAAATAGATTTGTCTTATACATGGGTTTGCGAAAAATATCCTCAAGTGCTTGATAAACCAAGGGTAGGAGGGTTTAGCAATATCAATATTGAGAAGATTGTTTCACTTTCCCCGGACTTGGTTATTCTCTATGACTCCCTTGAGGCACCGGGAAAATATACTCAAGGTTTTAAGAAATGGGGTATTCCCTATGCCTCGTTTGGAACTGCCCGGGATGTGTCCCATGGGATTGAGCAGATAAAAAGATTAGGGGTGCTGCTTGGCAAGAAAAAAGAGGCAGAAAATATAACTAAAAGGATACAGACAGAAAACTCTAAGCTGCAAGAGAGGGTGATGCCTCTATCATATAAGCCTCTTGTTTATTTTTGGTGGGGTTCTGGCAATCTGACTTATGGTAAACCAACGCTTGTCAACGAACTAATTGAGATGGCGGGTGGAATTAATTTAGCTGGTGATATCAATCGACAGACTCCAGAGATCTCACATGAATATATAATCAGCAAGGATCCTGATGTGATTGTTATTACCTATTGGGCAGAGAAAGACAAAAAAACCAGGATAGCCGCGATAAAAGAAAAACCATACTTTAATCAAGTAAAGGCAATAAAAAATAACCGTGTGTATGCCATAGACGGCAGCTCGGTTCATAGCGTAGTGCGGTTTCCAGAGGCATTGCGGAATTTGATTAAATTTATTCATCCAGAGCTACAATAA